GGGAGCAGAGgtttcttcctcttcatcttcagTCTCAGCTCTAAGACCCTCTTCTATCATCTCTTCAATCTCTGCCTCCAATGTTGCTCTTTCAGCTGGTGACTTCTCTTTTTGCTGTGGAACGTTGCACCGGTAAACCTGAGCTGGTGGGTTTGGCGTTGGTCGGCCTGCTCGTGGTGGGTTCGTTCTTGTCCCAGCTCGAGACGAAGTACCCACATCCACAATGAGATCAGTTCCTGGTCCGCGATCTCTCCCCATGTCCTGCTATCAACAAGCTCAAACTTGTATAAGTGATATGATcaataagaaacaaattaaagctTGTAGAGAGTTAATAAGTCCAAAAGCAACAAGGGACATTCAAACTCATCTTATATAACTTAATAGACTCAATTCTAACATCAAACAATCACTCCCATGTCAATTTTCGAAAACCCCCAATATGAACCCTAActttttataatctttattcAGATCAATCAGACACGTTTTTCATCTACCCAACTCATCAGTCAAGCATAAAAGGACATAATTGATGAGTATTGCACTTTCTAGTTCAGCCCATCTTGTGATGTTCAGAAACACTTCTTCTAAAGTTGCAAGCCCAAGCTGTATGTCCGAGATtccaaactcagattctctgtATTGTAGCTCTTCGAAAAAGCCCTATCCATGGAGAAACGATAATGAACCTCATAGACGAAAATCTAAGAGATTGCGAGAGCTTTTAAAGATAGTGACCGCCAAAAGTTTCTCTTTGTCGTGGGAGATAACAAAAGTTATGAAAGCTTTTTTCTCTTCTATTGGCTCAACTTTCAGATGCTGCAAGAAAGATATTGTTCCAGGCTCAGCGGCACTACCTACTTAAACAATTGCCAGTTGAAAAAAACACAACTTAGGCCTGAGTGTACATACCTTCTTGAAGAATCTTTTAAGTGGTTCTGGTGAGGTTCCAGCAccgttgtttttgttttcaaggAAGCTAACTGTAGTAATGAAACCTGTGCCGAAGCGAGATTTTAACCTGATGGAGGTTCCAATGCAGCGGAGCCTGCCTTTAGCCATGATCCCTATTATTCTATCACCTAAAATATCAGCTTCTTCCATAGAATGCATTGTTAGTATGATGGCTCGGCCTTTCTTTGATTCCTGTATAATGTCCCACACATGTCTCCTTGTGATAGGGTCCATACCAGTAGTCCACAATCCAAAAAATATGTGTTAGTGTGTGTGTTTATCTTTAAACACCAGAGGAAAGTATCAAGTTGGGACATACGGGTTCATCTAGAAATACAAGCTTAGGATCACCAATGAGTGCAATTCCAACACTGAGTCTGCGTTTCATTCCACCACAGTAGCTTCCTGCTCTAATTTTAGCTGTTCCTGTCAGCTTTACATCTGAAAGTAACTTCTCTGCAATCTGTTTAACCAGAAAGAAAAATCTGTTAGcaaattacatataaaaaaagagaGGGAAAGTTAAATCAGATACCATTTGTAAAATACATGAATAAATTACCGGTTTGATAGATGCAGGTGGCAACCCTTTGATGCTAGCAAAGAGGTGGAGGTGTTCTTCACTTGACAAAGCATCCCAAAGGATATCAAACTGTAAAATAATAAGAGTgatgataaaacaaatcatttaaGTAGAATATAAAGATCCCTGTGTAAGGAAAAGAGAAGACAATGCAGGGAGAACTTGACCTTACCTGAGGACACACACCTATCATTTTACGAATGTTGGACATACCAACAGAGCTTCTTATGGAATTTCCATAGATAAGAGCTGTTTTAAGTCGAATCAAATGAAACTTACTAATTATTAGTGTTAGAATggtttaaaaaaagtttagaaaGTAGCTTCTTGTAAAACAGATCCTTACCATCCCCACCAGTAACTGGATTTATACCAGTCAAACAGCTGATAGTTGTTTTCTTCCATGCACCATTGGGTCCAAGAAGACAAAACAACTGGTCTTTGGTTATATTCATCTACAAACCCTAAACATCTTTCATGAGCCAAAAAGAAATGTAATAATACATTATAGACAACTAATGAGCATTAGGATTTGTTGAATAGTCTTGACGCCTTAGAACACACACAACAGGAATGATTGATTACCTTTACAGCATGAAAAGGGGATGTTTTGGTGCATTTGCAACAACCAAGCTTTGTCGTTCCAGGATACATCTTTGCAAGACCATGAATCTGAACAGCAATGTTAGGAACAACTGTTCCATCCATTGCTTGTTTCTTAACTAGTGCCTCCTCTTCAAGCACATCTTGGTCATCTGGTGTTAAATGCTCTACAGGTGGAACCGAGCCAAAGCAGCTACAAATGCTCCCTTCTGAAAAAAGTGTTACATAGGAACATCTTTTGGTTTTACACTTTCCAAACACACACATTCTTATTAATAAAAGCAAGAGACAAAGAAATACCTTCCACTTTATTACCCTCTTTGCCCGTCCAGTAACTAGGCTTTAGAAAGTAGAAGATCGTTTTTCTTACACCAGAGGTATTGGGGATGATATTGTCAAAGTAGATAGCCAAAACAAACCAGAAACGAATGTACCCACAAGTCATATGTAGATTTTATTCTGCACAAAGACTCAAAATGAGAGACATAGACAACAATTCTTAGGTGAAATCTGTTGTCGATAAATTGGCATACCATTGTAAGAAGAGAAAATTActagaatatataagaaatgttGGTTTATTACTAGAGtgttatacatattttaattgaaACTAGGTGACCGGCCCGCACCCTGTGCGGGcataacaaaattcaaaatatagaataaatagtgtatagttttagaagtaacgGATTTTACATCTTAATACCACCGTCTTTGCGAGAAAGCATCAGTCATGGAGAAAAGCTAGTACTCAATATTTGACATGGACGAGAGGGAACAAAGTAACTTCAGTATCAAGAGGCAGTTATTGTGTatatgtataattgcaacgtccCAAAATAATTTGTGTGTTTAAGAAGAAAATTTCAAGAGCGATTTTATATTGTAATAAGGTAAGTCACTACAAACGAATTAAGAATTTAGAAACATTAAGGTAAATTGGCATTtaaatatcaataaatgtgataaTAACTTGTGTaagaaatgtttaaaataaataaggtaACTTACATTTAAACTATTCATAAGTTACTTTGCAACATGTGCAATAGGAAAAGagctgaagaaaaaaaaaatgataatatagtTCACCTTCCCAAAGAACATATAGAACctcttattataatttaaaacatatgataagccaatataaataattttataaaattatttataatttaataaatgatttacAAAGGATGCATGgaatttaatagacattaatagttattatgatactttatatGCAAATATAAGGCTTTCTATTcgtatataaaatcattatatcaattaaaataaacatttttgtttcttattttatgtaatttataaatatataaaaaatttgattacattattactctttcatagtttcaacaattagttaccataaataattatttctaaaattatatagattatttggaaagtggtaattgaattatcctttctatttatatataattataataaataaaaatctcaaatcatcggccaatcaaattataacaatttgaagaGTTCATTTATGATTGACACGtagtaaaaaaaatcacttatatGACTTCCCAATCAATATGTAgtaggtttatatttttataaattatttataacattttataaattattttaaaattctgataaatttattttttttaaataacaataaataatttaaaaataatattaataaacatgtttggattttgttatatttaaaatagttattatataactatattcaaatacaattcatcaagtagagtataaaactattataattatcttatataaaatttcgttcatcatgagtctgtaaattctttgctgtcaaaaaaataaataaataaataaaatttcgttcattatattttatagtttataaatattgaaagtaataaataaaacattattaatctttctataatttagagaattagtttccataaattgttatttgtaatattctttagattatatggcaagtgatgttaaatgattttagacTAACCTTAAATTTGtagatctaaattaaataaataaaaattaagaacaatcgaccaatcaaattataacaatttcttgaaacttcacctatgagcgacacgtcaccagaaatcactaaagtgacttctctttcaaaatatggaataaatagtgcatagttttagaagtaacaaattttatattatcattaattagaattgtattgtatatgtgttgtaattctttattttaggtgaataatattatttttacataaataatatctaaaaatttatgtagacatattaaaagaaaatataataaaattgaaaatattatccataaataatataaattatgaagtacaattcttgataaagaaaacaaaattcattagaaacctgcaaaaaatttcttaaattttgtaagcaattggacgggttaacattatttgatagatctataaatttctaaattttattgaacagaaaataatattaaattgagaTACCGTCATCGAAATAGTTGAAATACTTGATTCGTAAGCTGTGAAGGTATACCGCGCATCTGCAAAGTAGTCgaaatattaaattgaaatagtcgaaatattaaattgacataccgcGCATCCGCAAAATACTTTTCCGGAACTTCACTCGAAAATTTATCAGTTGTTCcaacaaaatttgtttgaaagAAGCCAATTTTGTACGGATGCGCGGTTGTCCGATAATCACCAATAGCATCGTACAATTTGAATAACTGGACGACTTTCGCATCGCCCTCGGTTAGTTTCCCTTCAAATTGTTTAATGAGCTGTTCACCAACTGAAGCATGAATTCTTGTCCCCTACACGGAGATGAGATAAAGTTATATGAGTTGGATTGAGAACAAAAGACTAAAAACGATTATGAGTTGTAAAAAATGTAGTAATCTACTTACTTCTTTATCAACGAAAACCATTTCGATGGTGTTTCCGGAATCTTTGTTGTAATTTCTCCACAAGTGAAGAATCCTAACCTCAATACGTCAGGTATCTTTACATGGTTTTAATTGCCTGATAAAAGACACTCGGTTTTTGGGAGATTGAACAATTGCCAtactgtttttaaaaatttgatatcttCACAACACTGTATTGTATTGTATGTAAGACCTTGgaagtatctttatatatagtcgacttttcataataaatgacgtttgaatatttattttccgcaataaatattgaaatagattaaagaaagatattaactCTATATTGTCATAAGCTGGTttgcatttaatatatataagaacttgcgcaagtaatgcATATTTAAAACAAGGTAAGtcattaaaaatgaattaacaATTTAGAAAGATTTAAAAGTCGAATTATGTGATACTAACTTGCGCAAGAAATGCTTATTCTCAATAATGCAACTTTATATTGTCGACCTTTCAAAAATAAATGACGttgctatatttatttttcacaataaatattgaaatagaTTAAAGAAAGTTATCCCCCTATTAACTATTTCACCGGGaattttatattgtaataaGGTAAGTCATTACAAACGAATTAAGAATTTAGAAACATTTAGGTAAATtggcatttaaaattttaataaatgtgatAATAACTTGGgcaagaaatatttaaaataaataaggtaACTTACATTTAAACAATTCATAAGTTACTTTGCAACTTgcgcaagaaaaaaaattattcataagttactttgcaaaataaataaggtaacttacatttaaactattcataagttattttaaaattctgataaatttattctttaaacaacgataaataatttaaaaataatattaataaacatgtttagattttgttatatttaaaatagttattatataattatattcgaatacaattcatcaagtaaagtataaaactattataattatcttatataaaatttcgttcattatattttatagtttataaatattgaaagtgatAAATAAACCATTATTAGTAtttctataatttcgagaatgagtttccataaattgttatttgtaatattctttagattatatggcaagtggtgttaaataattttagacttaccttaaatttttagatctaaattaaataaataaaaattaagaacaatcgaccaatcaaattataataattaaattgaaaCTTCACATATGAACGACACGTCaccagaaatcactaaagtgacttttattttaatatatatgagattatttttaaacattaatcCACATCAGAAAACAATCAACGATCTCTTTAGTtacataatgttcaaaaaaaaacacaactgatacgaaaaaataaaaaatcttctcTCGTCATCATCTCTGTCCTTCTCGAGTCTCATCTATGTGTTTCCCCTTTGCTCGATCTCGAGCTCCGACCACCACTCTGTGGTCTCCACTCACCCGCAATCGAACACAGTGGCGCCTGAGTCCGTGACCAAACCACACCACGATAACATCTCCATCTTGTTTCGTTCTCGTCGTCATCGGAACCATGCCTCACAACGTCAGAATCAAAGTTGAGAAGAGCAACAATGGCGTTTCGGCACAAGGTTTgacttttaaaaacttttgaaaATCGATTCATGGTTCTTGTTGTCTCTGTGCGTTTTCAATCATTATAGGACTTACACTTCACAATCGATTCTGGGTTAAGTCTCTGtgcttttatttcttcttttactTTGTCTCTTTCGGTAAATCTATGTTCTTTGTAACTAAATCTTATGTTGCGAAATGAGAGTCTATAATCATGGCGTTTATTAGCGTTCTTATGAGTGTCTCTGACTCTGATGTTGTAGGTGTCTTCCAAGATTAGGATGAGCTCGTTAAAGTGTTGGCATGTTTATGCTTCATTTCCATTCTCTTGTGTGAAGTTTTTACTTTCAGTCATGTGTTCATAATGATGCTAAGGTTACAAAGAACTTGTTATTTTGCTTTTTGAAGTTTGCGAGTATCAGTAAAGAAAACAAGCGTACGGAGTCCCCCTACTGCTCCTCCTTGTATTCCTGCTGGCGCTTGCAGTGGAGCTGCAGTTGCCGTAGAAACTAGACCTGCTGATTGTAGATCAAGAAACTCTTGAAGGAGTAGTAGAGATAAAGACTGGAGTAGCGGTTTGTGTTGCTGTTGCTGCCTGGTTTGGAACGGTTAGGCTCATAGACTTATAAGCTGTCAGGTCATTGGTTTTATCCCAAAACATTTTTGGTCACGGTTCCTGCAACTAGATTACAACGTAAAGGTAGTTATTGTATGATCTTGGTACTAAATGGGTGCGATGAGGTTGGCTCGTCCACTTTATGATGTTGGAGATCCTTTTCCTATCTAGCACTA
The Brassica napus cultivar Da-Ae chromosome A1, Da-Ae, whole genome shotgun sequence DNA segment above includes these coding regions:
- the LOC111198430 gene encoding ABC transporter A family member 9-like → MTCGYIRFWFVLAIYFDNIIPNTSGVRKTIFYFLKPSYWTGKEGNKVEEGSICSCFGSVPPVEHLTPDDQDVLEEEALVKKQAMDGTVVPNIAVQIHGLAKMYPGTTKLGCCKCTKTSPFHAVKFDILWDALSSEEHLHLFASIKGLPPASIKPIAEKLLSDVKLTGTAKIRAGSYCGGMKRRLSVGIALIGDPKLVFLDEPESKKGRAIILTMHSMEEADILGDRIIGIMAKGRLRCIGTSIRLKSRFGTGFITTVSFLENKNNGAGTSPEPLKRFFKKGFFEELQYRESEFGISDIQLGLATLEEVFLNITRWAELESAILINYVLLCLTDELGR